The genome window TGATCTATTTACAATGTTTAAATTCCGAAAAGTTTAGAACTTATGACAGCCCCATGTAATGAACTTAATATATATCttgcaaaaattaattttgtataaAATAGTTACTATATATAGTAAGGTTTGGAATTTTTGAGTTATACCAGATACGGAAGCATTACATGTCCaaaattttgatgtccataatttagatggcatgaggagaagtgtgagagataattttgtattaaatggtcaTTCACATTTCTCCtcatgtcacctagattatgtacatcaaaattatgaacacatatcattttggtgcCAGATAAAGTGCTTCTAAGGCTTGGCTTTGTGTTTGTGGTTTCGCCATTTGCCACCGTAGAGCCTTTGTCTTATCGTCCGTCAAATGTTTATGTTTAGACTTTAGATGATTTGGACATATTGGGAACACAAGTTGGGGGCGTAAATACAATATTGCCCATGTTATTAACATGCATTAGTTACGTGGGGAATCAGGTTTAGTATCGAGACTAATTTGTCTGATTCTCTAAGCACTTCAAGGGAgcccggggtctgctgtaaaaatTTTACAGCAGACCACACAGTAAAATGAGTGGACGGTTAGATTTGGTTCGATTTGATCGAATGACCATCATTTTAAAAActcataaatattaaataaaagtattatctcatctctttctctccgATTGTTTGTTCTCTCTTAAATTCTTCTggttgtttttctctctcttaaattcTTATTTCGTTCATAGCAACAGAGAGAAGAATGGAATGGATCGTTAAGTCGAGACGAGAGATCTGCAGTTTAAGGTCCTGAAACTAATCGCAAAATGGTTTTTTCTATGGAACAATTTCTTCTGGCATTCCAACCATTTGGACAGAGACATTCTAAAATTGTTTTCGCACCCATGATCTAGACTGTTTTCACACATAAAAATTGATTATTGGGCTGTGTAAAAAAAGAGTGGATAAATAGtgtttcaaacaaacttggacTAAAGACTCCAATAGATATCAAACTCTGATTTTTGGCCCtaaaatcttgtttcttggccACTCAAAAATAGGAGATCTGCATTTCGAAGGTCTTCCTTATCCCTTCCAGCATCAAAAAAGTGGTCTGCACCGAAAAAAAAGAGATCTGCAATATGAAGGTCCTCCTTTCCCTCCCCAACGGTTGTGCGACAATCGCGTCAAGCGGTGGCATCTATCCGCCTCTCTCTGCATCATCGTCTTCAACAAACTTGATTTAGTTTTTGGGTTTGATTCAATTTCTGGGTTTTGCAAATATGGAGTAACTGAGAATTTACCTAttttaagagagagaatgaaaacAACCCGAGTCAGAGATGAAAGATGAGAGAATACTTTTATTTAATAGTTATGGGTCTTTACAATTTATAGTCATTCGATCAAATCGAAACAAATCTAACCGTTCACTGATTTTACAGTGTGGTCTGCTGTAAAaattttacagcagaccccgggcTCCCGCACTTCAAAcacaaccacaaaaaaaaaaaaaggagaaacggGGATTGGTAAGATCATTGTCACGTCCTATGGATAATTGGAAtttaattttctgttttctagAAACTTAAAGAGGACTTTTCATCTGGTTCAGGCCCCAAGGACAATGTTTCAAAAGTTACAAGACTAATTAATTGATGCATAATGGAAGTATTAAATTCATTTAAAAACAGACTAATCATCATAGTTAATTGGAGTATAatatacattaaaaaaagaaagaaagaaagaagactcTGAGAGTAAACATGCACGGTGGAGCCAATTATGCACACAACTTCATCTATTAGAATATATGATCATACCCATTATTTCATAATCATCTTGAAACATGCTTCTATAGTGCAATCACTTGGTTAAATTAAAAAGCCACCAAGTACATATAGTCAATAACAAAGAATAAGATAACCAATTAATTGCAAACAACAATCTCCCCCCAAattacaaacaaagaaaaaaaaaaacacaaacttaATGATAACAATAACACAACTAATTGCAACTTTGATCCCATTTTTTCTCTAGCATATGGTATCCCTGAGTTGGGTGCAGGATCCAAGTGAATTCATAAACTCCACATGATGTACATAAACTCTTGTGCGTATAATTAAACAGTTGAGATATATACCAATTACCAAGATGCGTATCATAATTGATGTATATatgtatctttttattttttcaatctcTTCACATGCCGTTGAGTTGCTGTTGGAAGAACCAAATGTCCTCCACATTCCAAAGATTGTCTGATGTGTCGCCGCTGTGCAACCATGGATTAGTGTTGTTCTGCTCCTGGAAATCTAATCCCTGATTACCGTAATACCCGGACGGAGTACTAACAGAGAAGTCCTGGTAATTACCGACTTGATTGACTTGATAGTAATCCGGATTAAGGTTGTGATTAATCGGGATATTGTTGTAATTATACTCCCCGACCCCCAAGTCCGACGAGACCTGAGTCGAAGTCCCAAACGAGTCGTAGGAAGTGCTGGAGTTATCTGGAGTACTGTAATTAGTAGTCGAAGTCATGATCATTTGTGCACCATCGTAGTCGTAGGGTAAGCTGCTCACTTGGCTGGCGGTTGCGTTTAGAGAAGAAGTGGCTTGGATTCGTTCAATGAGTCTTGGCATCCATAGATAACGCATGGTGTCTTTGAATTGCTTACTGTTGACGTCACATTTGAGCTGCTTGGCGTGCTTTTGGACACGAGTTCTCCAGTAGTTTTTGATTTCGTTGTCGGTTCTGCCTGGCAAGTGTTGCGCTATCTTCGACCATCTAAAAGTGAATAATAATATCAGTAGTAATAATAGAGATCTCAGCAACACGTACAATagttaaaagaaaagagagaggatgattttgaaatgaaatataaaTTGAGATTAAGATGAATATATATAGTACGTACCGATTTCCCCATCGAGAATGAAGTTCAAGAATCATGAGTTGTTCTTCGAGAGTAAGGTTTCCGCGACGTACGTCGGGTCTAAGATAGTTGAGCCATCTCAATCTGCAGCTTTTCCCAGTCCTATTAAGTCCTGTTTCATTAAATGATGTCTAGTTTAGACTTTAGACTATTGAGAAGATAAAGAGAGAAGGGCATATAGTACTTCTTTTGCACCAATTAAGTTGCACTTGTGCGAtccttttcatttcatttttaataatatatatatatctcaaaatgaagaataaataaaacaaataagctTTTAATTCATTTTACATGCTCACATAAATCATCATCAACTAGATCCGTTAATTAATCCGACAACTTACTCATCGACCATCATCAAAAACACTAGAATTGGAGAGATAGGCGAAAAAGGGTGGGGAGAAGGAAGGATTAAGAGGCCTTATGATCAGTAGTTATATATGGGGAATTAATGCTACTTTTGTTTATGGCCATGAAAGATTCTTTCATTATCAATCTCACTAAAGAGAGAGATTTATTattgatatatacatataggcGTGCGTGTACTGGCGcgatgatcatgatcatgatcatgcCATCAACTTGTTGTTTGGCCCTTTGTGCACAAAAACGCATATAACAAAACTAGCGAGTAGGCAGTtgctaaattaattaataattaataaattagtaCTACCTGCGCAACTAGCGAGAGAGTTCCATCTTCCTTCGCCGTGATTGGCAATATAATTCATGAGCTTCAGATCTTCTTCGAACGTCCATGGACCTCTTCTTAACTCCAGATTGTCTTCTTCACGTAATTCTTTGGAGTCGCAACTGCCTGATCTGCTGTTCCCATCCACAACAACCATCTTTAATTTCTTCAATTCGAGTGACTGATTGATTGGAACCCAAAAAAAGTAAATAGACAGAGAGAtgacagaaagagagagagagagagagagaccaagagagaaaaggaatattattattgttaacaCTAGTGCAGGATCGATTAGAGAGAAGAAGGGTATATATAAGCAGATGGGTTTGAAAACACTTGGAGGATTAGGCGCagtagagaaatcacttaatctcGAGCTTAAttattactaattaattaactacTCCATATTAATAAGATAGacagaaatagagagagagaaagagggaggCTTTGAAGTTTGACGCTCTGACTTTCTTGCGTCTACTACTACTTCTTCCAGCAACTTGTCAAAGGACTTTTggaaaaactcctctacttcatttcctttccttttcttttctttttttttatggctCAAATTCTTTTCTTCTATTCGGGGTTTGCAATAAATTGAAATTTGGctaaaaaagaataatttatgaaggatttatatattgttttttgaTAACTCGTAATTAAAGCTAACTTGGAGAACTTACAACTAATTAAGGGAGCATTCATTTCCAATTAGTCAAAagtaatattaattataattaaatactatgtacacacacacacacatatatatatatataggtaggCCGTCACTAGTGCCTACATGGCACGCTTGCCTCTCCAAATAAATGAATCAAGGGGTTTTTAACTTTGTTTATAGATGAATTTATTAAATACAACAAATATGTGAATCAATCAAATTTTCATTATCTAGTATCAAATAATAATACGTCAGCATAATTAACTTTGTTAGTAGATAGATTTACTTATTAAAGGAGTAATATTTCATTATTCTGGAGAAACATATACATTTATTCAACGagaaatgatgaaaaagaaaattagaaatgTAAATTGGGCGTGAATTTGAGAAAATGAAACAGTGAATTTATGGTTTAAGGTTTAGGAGATGCATATATAATTAAGTAGCTAGTACTGTTCACCACGTGCATATATAGAGTTAACTTGGAAAATCAATTTAATTATATTAGCTGGGTTAATTAAGTACACCAATTACCTGATGGATAGGCTAATTgaacttcaattaattgatgaAATCAATTCCATTTCAGTCCCTTATTCTTCAATTGATAAACtaagaatatatatacacacaccatcaCCATGTGTGGACATTCAGGTACAATGGCAACAAAAAGCATAGGCTATCCGTCTatagtctcttttttttcccccccctTAATTCCTTTGTCCTCTTGTTGTAACTTGCAAactttaaaattgaatatttgtACTAATTGAACATGTGTCCAGTCCAGTACCAACCCCAAGGTTTGaagaattatttaattaattatttttactgGTGGTCATTATGCATGTACGTGGCACTAGCTAGTAGTTTTAATTTTAGTACTTGTTACAATATTTCTTTGGAATATGTGATCTTCTGATGATACGTACGTACTATTGGAAGTCTAAGATttgaaatacaaataaatatatatatttctcatAAGTGATTTACACATGTTAACAGAGTAAATAGCATGAATTAGATATATGTACACGCGTAGTGAAAGGCTTCTATAAATGTGTTTAGTCCTTTTCAGTGTAGGAAGCGCAGGCCTAACTAGAAATAAACAATTAGTTAATCAAGCAATAaacaaaaatgagagaatacGTATTTATTGATTGTGGCATTTATGCACTTTAgtcttttatttattaatattcaTACCAtaccggatatatatatatatatatatatatgaacaattTAATAAACTTAATAGAgttttttcacagcttataaataaacattaatattataaatttcacCAAAATCTCACAGCTTATAAGTTTTACAACTTATAAATTAGCGTCAATTATAAACTTCATAAAAACTTCACAATTTATAAGTTAATGTCGACCATAAGTTTCACCAAAACCTTACAGATGATTTTATAAGCtaacgtttgaaattgaaaaaataagcTCTAATTGAACGGGACCTTGATTCCTTTTATATTGGAAGCAAATTTAATTAAGTAGATAAACATTGAAAGAAAATCAGGTGCGCGCTTTGGCTATAAAGGGTGAATTAAACTAgttatttttcatttgcttAGATGTCCATGAATACATATGCATGTTCCTCCTCCTGCttaatcaatttatatattctTTGTCTTACATTATTGTACATCTTCCTGAtttaaaaacacacacacacacatatgtgtgtatatatatatatatatatatatatatgttctttaattaatttctgGTCGGAGGAATTccttattttaatttatgtcaaGGACGGTGTTTGTATTTTAGCTATATAATATACACATTTGAATCACGAGTATGAAATGCTACTATCTGTGtgtctattatatatatatatatatgtgtgtgtgtgtgtgtgtaatattACTACAGCTAGTAAAGTTCATAAAAGAAAGGGTATCATGCCTAGCTTAATTAGCTATATACCTAAAAAGAATGGGATGTTGaggcaccaaaaaaaaaacacacaaaaaagttaaataaaaaaaaatgaaggatcTCCTATCCTATGTATAGTGGCACAAATATTTAATCCCCTTAATTTATAAAGTGTGAACTAAGAGCACTGCGTAAGACTAAGAGTACGTGTAGGgaaatataatattaatggACCCATTTAATTaagtagaaaataaaattaagaattTAAGATATATAGATGTTCGATCATAAGGAGGTTATTGAAtgatgttaatatatatatatatatatatatatataattgaaaatGCATTGCTATCAAATATATAAGAGCAAGGAGAGGAGATAGAATgcattaatatttaatttgtgATGGATGCTGATGGCCTATATATAGCTATATATAGCTACCAAAATTCAATGAATTCGTGCTATGTAGTTGTcacttaatttctaaaaaaagaaagaggcaTCAAATGATTCAAATCAAATAGTAATTCTACAAATTTCAACCCCCTTCTATTTCCTGAAAATTAATCAATGATAGTTACTGTTTTTTTGTagaaatacaaaagaaaaagggagaaaTAATGTATCTGCCGGGTGGTGTACATGCATGTGAAAATAGATTTATTGCTCTAAAAAGAGAAATCTAAAAGTTGAGCTCCTAATTAATATTCTTCTTCCTACATATACTCCGGCCCTTAAAGGGGACTCGAGCCTCAAACCAAACCCAAACACAAGAGAGACGCTCCATTGCTTTGACACCTAATTATGTATACATTTCTAATTACCACAAAAATATTGCTTAGCTACCCTTAAATATATTAtagatttaattaatttattacagAATTTATGCCTAAACTACTCTTGTTGATGTTTGTGGCACATATTTTTCTTAATTGTATAATCTTCTCTGATCAATATAATCTCTGAGATATTTCTCCAGAAATTACTAATTATGCATGTGTTAAGACCTTAATTTATCCCTCATCATATTAGTATAACCCAACCGAGTGACATATGAACAAATGTTCAATTCATCAAACACATTTAATCAACGCGTTTTCTAGGTCTAAGAACCAATGACAACATTCAAGAAGCTAGAACAAAGTCACGCATGGTTTTTGGTCCAAAACATACAATATTGGTTTGTAGTATTCGAAAGGATTTTCTAAAAGTGTGTGCatatatacttaaaattaatataacCAAATATTTCCATATTATAAACTTCATAGTCTTTGGTGCAAGACGCGCGAGACGGAGGGTTTAAGGCATACTCAAGGAATAAATGATGCCCTATCCGATCCACTTGGGAAACTTGTTCAAAATTAGAAGCTGGCTAATTTATTAAACAAATTAAGACCATAATCAACTCtgatatggacttaaacaagttGTTGTTATGGACTAATTAAGATATTTACCTACTAATTAATCATTTCTCTAGAAGTTTCCATACCCAATGAATTGAATATCATTAAAAGATCGAAAAGAATTGCTTGGAGGGGGATAAAATTTAGACTTAATGAGATTTCTCTCTTCTCATGCCATCAAAATATCTTCCAcattcttctttttattcttctctAGCTAGCTGAAGCGTCTTTGacccaaaaacatatatttaAATGTTTGTTCctcttaatttattttatcttaTCGTATTGTTTTGACGACCTTGTAGATTGTTCGAACGGGAGACCTGCGGTGAAAATTGCAAACAGTTTTCAACGCAACCGTCtgatatattaataaaaacttatatttattaattaagaaTAAACTTAATttaaaggatatatatatatcaggaattctcctatgtggacaagtttgtggaccaaaatccaacggttgtaatcaatcacaacataaatgggggccacacatttattatgggacccaccacatctatggttgaaaaacaagtccacaaacttggtccacacttttggtccacataagagaatttctgatatatatatatatatatatatgtctccgTGTTCCCTCCCTCATTGTCTTTCCCAATTTTATAATAAAGTATACGTGACTCTGTTGGTTTCTAACTCTACACACTAGATGGCTTAATTAACgactaaataaataattaagcaATTGGctaactaataattaattaaagagaACACATGCACttatttgcttttggacatatatatacaactagAAGCGTGTTGTTGGACCACTAACTAGGCATAAAAAGATTTCCACACGATGGTAATTAATTAAGCTTACTTAGTTTAatgatgtttgatttgattgttcaaaatcaaaactttCACAGTCCGAGTTCACACTGTATATCTTGCTTGTCCAACCCAAAATTAAGGAGAAGATCGGGTACGGCGAACACATGTCAGTTTGGTACTCCTATTCATTATCAGGACCAATATTGTCCAAACACATTCAAGATATTGTTCATCCAAGCCAACGAACCAACATAGATTTGTTCTTTATAGATCATCCTAATGATACTTAGGCTCATAAAATGGATCTGCAACGTAAGAGAAGCTGAGTTTTGTTTATAAAACACTCGGCTGAGTTATTGCCAGTTGATTGATGTGATATTTTTAGTTTGACACTCCCCACACTTGTGGGATGAGATATGCCAGACCCAACTAGTTGGACGGCTTTACTTCGATAATTGATACTATGTTGAAATTCTCATATcaaacacattgaagatattgtcgATCCGCTCTAGACAACTTGTCATCACGCATTTGTTATTCATGGTCATCGTCATTAGTACTTAGGTCCATAAAATACTATTTCAATGTGAGAGGAGTTGAGTTTTGCTTATAAACTACTCGACAAGGTTATGCCAGACTGATGTGAAATTTTTAGTCTTCAAAATCTCAttctctttcttgttttttttatcttataATTACATCAACTTTAGACCACTTTGGGTAGGTGACCTTTGAAGAGGGAAATGGGGGTCtagcttttatttattttttatataacaaCGTTTGATGTTGTCATTTGTTCTCACACCCAATTAAGGATTATtaccaaaaataaaacatgtgtTGTCCAATCCAAATAAGGTCTTACGTGATCTCGTACATAGTACATGCACCATTTCCTCTACTTTCCAAAGGATTAATAGGGGAAGATCACAATACTACGACTTAAGATACGAGGAGATCTTGTAGTTAACcgtccatatatatatgtatgtatagatgcGTGGATTATAATTATGTTTTGATGTGGGAAATTGACTATCACAATAGTGATGATGAATTCATgccacatatgcatatatatccaTCACCAGATGCCCAGTAATACGACATTTGTTGGGAGCCTGAGGGGACCAGGGATCCAATTCCTGCCTTAGTTTTCCAATCTTTTTATCTACAATGACATCCCTGAAAACCCAACTAATTTAATCATGATCATATATAATTCACTagacaaaattaataattaactgcaaaatgagaatttaaattgtaaGTATATACATGGATCACGGGCCAACACAAATTCGTTCTTAATTATGTGCTGTCGCGAACAGTAGTTAGATCCATGAAAACAAGTAAGagatttaattttgtttataaatcattccgatgtgagatttttagtatTGATTATAATAATAGGATATGGAAGTTTGATTTTGTTGGTACGTATAATGGATATTTAACTACAATGAAATGAAGATGAATTAGTTGTGAAATTGAAAAGTAGATGGTAGGTGGTCCAGATTCATTGGCATGACCTCAAGTCCACCCTTGTATAAGGACCTGTTCCACGCGTACGCTTAATTCCTGAATTTTAATTACTTGGAATTATTTGGTGATATGATTTGAGTGCAATTGGGTCATGTAACTATTTGATGAGACGTGGGGATCACTTGTCTATTTTTCTAAACAAAGtagttaattatatatatatatatatatatatatcaggaattctcttatgtggaccaaaagtgtggaccaagtttgtggactaaaatccaatggttgtaatcaatcacaacataagtgggggccacacatttattatgggacccatcacatctatggttgaaaaacaagtccacaaacttggtccacatttttggtccacacttttggtccacaaacttggtccacacttttggtccacataggagaatttctatatatatatagaaattctcctatgtggaccaagtttgtggaccaaaatccaatggttgtaatcaatcacaacataagtgggggtcacacatttattatgggacccatcacatctacggttgaaaaacaagtccacaaatttggtccacacttttggtccacataggagaatgtctatatatatatatatatatatggttccATCATGCATCCATATATATGCCTGGCCCGGAAGTCTgtataaagattaaaaaaggTCAGATCAGCAGATAAAAACAGAATTGATAGATTATTACATTTCGAGAATCTAAGTTGTCTTTCAGTCCAAAAGACATGGTCAATTTTCACCTTTtagacaaatatatatacatacatggcGATTCCTCAAGAATTTGACGCGATCATGCACCAAACACAATTTATCTTCCTCTTCTGCCTAGTTTATTTCAAAAGGCACAACTATATATGTATGCAATTATTACTTCGATCAAACAATCGGTTAATCAAAGTTTAGTTTCTTGGACTCAAACTTACCTTTACAGTGTTAAGTTTGGTGGTATTGTACAAATTATCCAGTGACAATGTGGTTAAGTCTATTATTTTACATCGTCCCCGAGAGACtaaatataataggtcaaacttcaAAACTAGTAACAAACAACTTTCTTGGACTCAAACTAGTATAAGTTGGTGTTGAGTATGGAAAGACAAAATTGTGCGGCCAGTATGGACTGGACTGATACAAAGCGTGGACATTtgaatgtgtgtgtatatatatatattcacataaataaataaataattgtgttTTTATGAGAAGTATTATTGGAGTTATATATAGGCAGTTCATTCCCATAAATATTAGTTGCACATGAAGCACGTGAAAactgaaaatattaaaaaagaaaaaaagaaactctTGATTGCTAAGAAAGCTTGGTAGCTAGTATGCATGCATCACAAATTAAACAAGGCTAGTGGTTGAGAAGATAGATAAATAAACGAGTTAAGAGTGAGTGAGATGTGAGCGGACCTTTTGAACTCATAAACTCCCGACTTAACAAAGtagttaattatatatatatgtagaaaagCAAACCCAAGCTAGCTGCttcattaaattattaatctGCAATCACAATGTGGATGTTAGAAGCTTTTAATTTGCATGCTTTGATAGTGGTATGGTCGAAACGATATTCCCAAATTAAAACCCATGCACCCTTGGGCCTCGTGGATGAAATGGAGGAGTCAGTCAgcttaattataatattaatcaatatatatatggcCTGCTATTATATTATTTGTACTTAAAAATAGATCTTAATTCCATGTTTTAATACATCTATCATtctatatgtttttgtgttgtCCCTTCTAAACCAGAAGTGATAGGAATCCcagtaaaaaaaatctcaatcattctagtagtggatgtgtcactctctagttcaatcacaaggttttgtgggtcactctctggttcaatcacaaGGTTTTGTGGGTCCGTGCACTTACATAAATCAAGGGACAAAATCCACTATTGAAATAACTGAGGTGTTTTTTTACTGAGATCTCTAATATTTTTGCTTCTAAATcttgaattgaattgaattgaatgaaACTTAAATATATTTCAAGTCACTGAGTCGCTGTATATTTATAAGGCCCAATTAGAAACACCCACTAAACTGACTAAAGTCGCAGGACTC of Tripterygium wilfordii isolate XIE 37 chromosome 13, ASM1340144v1, whole genome shotgun sequence contains these proteins:
- the LOC120011905 gene encoding transcription factor MYB108-like, giving the protein MVVVDGNSRSGSCDSKELREEDNLELRRGPWTFEEDLKLMNYIANHGEGRWNSLASCAGLNRTGKSCRLRWLNYLRPDVRRGNLTLEEQLMILELHSRWGNRWSKIAQHLPGRTDNEIKNYWRTRVQKHAKQLKCDVNSKQFKDTMRYLWMPRLIERIQATSSLNATASQVSSLPYDYDGAQMIMTSTTNYSTPDNSSTSYDSFGTSTQVSSDLGVGEYNYNNIPINHNLNPDYYQVNQVGNYQDFSVSTPSGYYGNQGLDFQEQNNTNPWLHSGDTSDNLWNVEDIWFFQQQLNGM